A genomic stretch from Chiloscyllium punctatum isolate Juve2018m chromosome 40, sChiPun1.3, whole genome shotgun sequence includes:
- the mrtfba gene encoding myocardin-related transcription factor B isoform X4 — MHILEETLAEPSLQATQMKLKRARLADDLNEKIAQRPGPMELVEKNILPVDSSLKEAIKVGQVHYPKTLDTFSFDDDSSDALSPEQPGSQESQSSAPSPGETKVTESSSSSSSPVPNTIIQYHPQPMPDFLKPAPLPDQQGIRSVSTTMPTSTVVSTKPAPTLIKQSQPKTANDKNRSKKNKDLKPRVKQLKYHQYIPPDKKHEKIELPMDTNYSRLLQQQQLFLQLQILSQQQQHYNYPAILPAPPKYVAHTRSCNDNQPTSSITTSTTLANCAPALSSYVTLHNSTPCWKLGTLPSNLDDMKVAELKLELKLRGLPVSGTKMDLIERLKSYQDLSNAAVSAAVVTPSNSTIARNQLTAAFPIAALSNVMTTTEATVTTASNNFQFYENAASPSPTSPAPSEQSNISTDDSNLTDMFTELVTMVSPSQLTIHASPVNTTVNEDSTGVNGATNHSNSQGASLVSLDADATEKDRKLQEKERQIIDLKRKLEQEQKLVEELKIQLEIEKRCQHQQSVTVNQKQLETHVKEEHSLSNCPISRQPATAPNQPLGPSNITNLGTCSQNAMKQNGLLVKQEGSPATAGQQNAVSQFYVNPPRQTPTTVIAQAQPHALLTTQTGTQLLLPLAIQAQNANSSSESKHLHAGNIKLQSHSQAQVQIPIAVPTSAPVQSSGSQKQKQPQPSEPVSQHSLSQNPQITKVFASTSTTNVFTNHIQTAATVQQCFINNSTGNVHHPRISSVNASLNGPNCVRKSRPSSPPPSQQQLVIQHQVFSNSVSKAKELPRYEEAVKQTRNLKQQEVFNAHSQQMDDLFDILIESGEISPIVKEESLPATKMRAVVANISSLPVNAALSRPPPQVQMAPPPLSLKSANDLTVGSENQLEAFLDGTLSSGADIPQMAMSQEGSDSLPVMEDLQNDLLNTPSILDQHHSAMDTCDMHFNAESSCLNLDLPDTNLDNMDWLDLTMPASTTGLTPISSAAHSVFSTDFLDGHDLQLHWE; from the exons TTGGCCAAGTGCACTATCCCAAAACTTTAGACACATTTTCATTTGATGATGACAGCAGTGACGCTTTATCTCCAGAGCAGCCAGGGAGCCAGGAGTCTCAAAGCTCAGCTCCTTCTCCAGGAGAAACCAAAGTGACAGAATCATCCTCCTCCTCATCTTCACCTGTACCAAACACTATTATTCAG TACCATCCACAGCCAATGCCAGACTTTCTCAAACCTGCCCCTCTGCCTGATCAGCAAGGTATACGTTCAGTCAGTACTACAATGCCCACAAGTACGGTTGTCTCAACTAAACCTGCTCCAACCCTAATTAAG CAAAGCCAACCCAAAACTGCAAATGACAAGAACCGGAGCAAGAAAAACAAGGATCTTAAACCCAGAGTGAAGCAGCTGAAGTACCATCAGTATATCCCACCAGACAAAAAGCATGAGAAAATTGAACTTCCCATGGACACAAACTATTCCCGGCTTCTGCAACAACAGCAGCTTTTCCTCCAGCTGCAGATCCTGAGTCAACAACAGCAGCACTACAATTATCCAGCCATTCTGCCTGCACCACCAAAGTATGTAGCACATACCAG GTCATGTAATGATAACCAGCCAACTAGCAGCATAACCACATCCACTACACTGGCTAACTGTGCACCAGCATTATCATCATATGTCACACTGCACAACAGCACACCATGCTGGAAGTTGGGAACTCTCCCCTCTAATCTGGATGACATGAAG GTTGCAGaactgaagctggaattgaagtTACGAGGACTCCCAGTGTCCGGTACTAAAATGGACCTCATAGAGAGGTTAAAATCTTACCAAGACTTGAGCAACGCTGCTGTTAGTGCTGCCGTagtgacaccctccaactctACTATTGCAAGAAATCAGTTGACGGCTGCATTTCCTATTGCTGCTCTTAGCAATGTCATGACCACCACAGAAGCAACCGTTACAACAGCATCAAACAATTTCCAATTCTATGAAAATGCAGCCTCTCCATCTCCTACCTCTCCAGCTCCCTCCGAGCAGTCTAACATCAGCACCGATGATAGCAATCTCACAGATATGTTTACTGAGCTGGTGACCATGGTATCTCCTTCACAGCTCACAATTCATGCTTCACCTGTGAATACGACTGTTAATGAAGATAGCACAGGGGTGAATGGGGCAACAAACCATTCGAATTCTCAAGGTGCTAGCTTGGTGAGTCTAGATGCTGATGCTACTGAAAAGGACCGAAAGCTTCAGGAGAAAGAGAGGCAAATCATCGACCTCAAGAGAAAGCTTGAGCAGGAACAAAAGTTGGTGGAAGAACTGAAGATTCAATTGGAAATTGAGAAACGATGTCAGCATCAACAATCTGTGACTGTAAACCAGAAGCAATTGGAAACTCATGTCAAAGAGGAACACAGTCTCTCCAACTGTCCTATTTCAAGACAGCCAGCAACAGCACCCAATCAACCTCTGGGTCCTTCAAACATCACTAATCTTGGCACATGCAGTCAGAATGCAATGAAACAAAATGGTTTGCTTGTGAAGCAGGAAGGCTCACCAGCAACAGCAGGGCAACAGAATGCAGTCTCTCAGTTTTATGTAAACCCACCAAGACAAACACCAACTACAGTTATTGCCCAGGCCCAACCTCATGCTTTATTGACCACTCAGACTGGAACCCAGCTTTTACTGCCATTGGCCATCCAAGCGCAGAATGCAAACTCTTCCAGTGAGTCAAAGCATTTACATGCGGGAAATATTAAACTGCAG TCTCATTCACAAGCCCAGGTGCAGATACCAATCGCTGTCCCAACTTCTGCTCCAGTCCAGTCTTCAGGCTCTCAGAAGCAGAAGCAGCCACAACCATCAGAACCTGTGTCCCAACATAGTTTGTCCCAGAACCCACAGATTACAAAG GTTTTTGCATCCACATCAACAACGAATGTATTTACAAATCACATTCAGACGGCAGCAACAGTGCAGCAATGTTTCATAAACAATTCAACAGGGAATGTGCATCATCCAAGGATCAGCAGTGTTAATGCTTCACTGAATGGACCCAACTGTGTACGCAAG TCCAGACCATCTTCCCCACCTCCATCTCAACAGCAGTTAGTAATCCAACACCAAGTTTTTAGCAACTCTGTTTCAAAGGCAAAAGAACTCCCTCGATATGAGGAAGCAGTCAAGCAGACTCGCAATTTAAAACAGCAGGAG GTCTTTAATGCCCACAGTCAGCAGATGGATGATCTTTTTGATATCCTCATTGAGAGTGGAG AGATTTCGCCCATTGTAAAAGAAGAATCATTGCCTGCTACCAAGATGAGAGCCGTGGTAGCCAACATCTCCTCTTTGCcagtgaatgcagcattgtctCGACCACCACCACAAGTTCAGATGGCACCTCCTCCACTGTCCCTTAAATCAGCAAATGATCTCACAGTTGGTTCAGAAAATCAACTTGAGGCCTTTCTAGATGGCACATTGTCATCTGGTGCCGATATTCCTCAAATGGCAATGAGCCAAGAGGGCTCAGACTCTCTTCCTGTAATGGAGGATCTTCAGAATGATCTACTGAATACACCCAGCATTCTAGACCAGCATCATTCTGCGATGGACACCTGTGATATGCATTTCAATGCAGAAAGTTCTTGCCTGAACTTGGACCTTCCAGACACTAATTTGGACAATATGGATTGGCTGGATCTGACGATGCCAGCTTCCACTACAGGACTCACTCCCATTAGTAGTGCTGCTCATAGTGTGTTTTCCACTGACTTTCTGGATGGTCATGATCTTCAGCTACATTGGGAGTAA